One part of the Dyadobacter sp. 676 genome encodes these proteins:
- a CDS encoding Crp/Fnr family transcriptional regulator produces the protein MTETQILNYALNQFAGIDAAAFELSVPYWQKKTYGKGEFYNEYKNVCKYLGFILDGVFRTYYIDEVSADEKNVFFFSKNQVVVAYKSFVTQTPCSYYTESMTESTVLYIHINHLTELYGKSHQWERFGRLVAETAFNVAMTRAEELMFRTPEQRYVELIQNHPDIFNNVPLYHIASYLGIQAPSLSRIRKRMVGK, from the coding sequence ATGACCGAAACACAAATCCTGAATTATGCGCTGAACCAGTTCGCCGGGATCGACGCCGCGGCCTTCGAGCTGTCGGTTCCCTACTGGCAGAAGAAAACCTACGGCAAAGGGGAATTTTACAACGAGTACAAAAATGTGTGCAAATACCTGGGTTTCATTCTCGACGGCGTTTTCAGGACTTATTACATCGACGAGGTCTCGGCGGATGAAAAAAATGTGTTTTTCTTTTCAAAAAATCAGGTGGTGGTAGCGTACAAAAGCTTCGTGACGCAAACGCCATGCAGTTATTACACCGAGTCGATGACCGAATCGACGGTTCTGTATATTCATATCAATCACCTGACGGAGCTGTACGGCAAGTCGCACCAATGGGAACGGTTCGGGCGCCTCGTGGCGGAGACGGCATTTAACGTGGCGATGACCCGTGCCGAGGAACTCATGTTCCGTACGCCCGAGCAGCGCTATGTCGAACTGATACAGAACCACCCGGACATTTTTAACAACGTCCCGCTGTACCATATAGCCTCTTATCTGGGCATTCAGGCGCCTTCCCTGAGCCGTATCCGAAAAAGAATGGTGGGTAAATGA
- a CDS encoding 6-carboxytetrahydropterin synthase, which yields MIYVTRKEHFNASHRLYNPAWSDEKNQEVFGPCANNNWHGHNFELIVTVKGKPDADTGFVIDLKVLGDIMKKQIVDKVDHKNLNLDVDFMQGKMASCEIFVMEIWKILAPAIAAAAPNAKLHYIKLIETPKNFVEYYGE from the coding sequence ATGATTTACGTAACAAGAAAAGAGCATTTCAATGCGTCGCACCGGCTTTACAACCCGGCGTGGAGTGACGAGAAAAACCAGGAGGTATTCGGCCCTTGCGCCAATAACAACTGGCACGGGCATAATTTTGAGCTGATTGTTACGGTAAAAGGCAAACCGGACGCCGACACGGGCTTTGTGATCGACCTGAAAGTGCTGGGCGACATTATGAAAAAGCAGATCGTGGACAAGGTGGATCACAAAAACCTGAACCTCGACGTGGATTTCATGCAGGGGAAAATGGCTTCCTGTGAGATATTCGTGATGGAAATCTGGAAAATTCTGGCACCGGCGATTGCCGCGGCAGCACCGAACGCCAAACTGCATTATATCAAGCTGATAGAAACTCCCAAAAATTTTGTGGAATACTATGGCGAATAA
- the rfaD gene encoding ADP-glyceromanno-heptose 6-epimerase, protein MIIVTGAAGFIGSGLISRLNQDGFKNIIAVDDFSKIEKAENLEGKIIKERVERNALFEWLDANHRDVEFIFHIGARTDTTEFDKEIFDELNVNYSKGIWEKCVAYQIPLVYASSAATYGLGEHGYDDNEATLGLLKPLNPYGDSKNEFDKWALAQEKKPFFWAGLKFFNVYGPNEYHKGRMASVIFHAYNQIRATEKMKLFRSHNPDFKDGEQMRDFIYVKDLIDVCIFFMHHRKNSGIYNLGSGRARTFKDLVTNTFLAMGKTPDISYIDTPADIRDKYQYFTQANMSKLRSIGYTRPFTSLEDGIDDYVKNYLVPNAYL, encoded by the coding sequence ATGATTATCGTAACAGGAGCAGCCGGCTTTATTGGCAGCGGGCTTATCAGCCGCCTCAATCAAGACGGCTTTAAAAACATTATTGCAGTAGATGATTTTTCTAAAATCGAGAAGGCTGAGAACCTCGAAGGAAAGATCATCAAAGAAAGAGTAGAAAGGAATGCACTTTTCGAATGGCTGGATGCCAATCATCGCGATGTCGAATTTATTTTCCACATAGGCGCGCGTACCGACACCACGGAGTTCGATAAGGAGATTTTTGATGAACTGAACGTAAATTACTCCAAGGGCATTTGGGAAAAGTGCGTGGCTTACCAGATTCCCCTCGTGTACGCATCGTCGGCCGCTACCTACGGCCTGGGCGAGCACGGGTACGACGACAACGAAGCGACCCTCGGCCTGTTGAAGCCCCTTAACCCTTACGGCGACTCCAAAAACGAGTTCGACAAATGGGCGTTGGCGCAGGAGAAAAAGCCGTTTTTCTGGGCCGGGCTTAAATTTTTCAACGTTTACGGACCGAACGAGTACCATAAAGGCCGCATGGCTTCGGTGATTTTTCACGCCTATAACCAGATCAGAGCGACCGAAAAGATGAAACTCTTCCGCTCTCATAACCCCGATTTCAAGGACGGCGAGCAGATGCGCGACTTTATTTATGTCAAGGATTTGATCGACGTCTGTATTTTCTTCATGCACCACCGCAAGAATTCGGGTATCTACAACCTGGGAAGCGGCCGCGCGCGAACATTCAAAGACCTGGTTACCAACACCTTCCTGGCAATGGGTAAAACGCCCGACATTTCATATATCGATACGCCCGCAGATATCCGCGACAAATACCAGTACTTCACCCAGGCCAATATGAGCAAGTTGCGCTCGATCGGATATACCCGTCCGTTCACGAGCCTCGAAGATGGCATCGACGATTATGTGAAGAATTATCTCGTGCCGAACGCCTATCTGTAA
- a CDS encoding FAD:protein FMN transferase, producing the protein MTSFKKTARLLLPICLTISGLSLHAQRMRYTFEKGLMGSPFKLVFYAQSDSIARVAANNAFKRVEELNEIMSDYRDGSEINRLSATSGSGKWVPVSKDLFDILAISQDISAKTRGAFDATLGPVVQMWRRATRKGIFPPGDEIRDALGRTGYAKMKMDAKTRSVMLVQKGMRLDIGGLGKGYAAEEAIKELKKLGITSAMMDAGGKIVLTGPPPGARGWNINVSNGSDSLKALQLSNVALATSGPTYRYMEHNGVRYSHIVDPKTGIGLLFHVRTTVISPDGTVADALATAFSVAGIEKSKKYLRKFKGSKVWLVEKQGDRIAEWNMLD; encoded by the coding sequence ATGACCTCATTCAAAAAGACCGCCCGCCTCCTTTTGCCGATTTGCCTGACCATCTCCGGCCTGTCATTACACGCCCAGCGAATGCGTTACACTTTCGAAAAAGGCCTGATGGGGTCTCCGTTCAAGCTGGTTTTTTACGCGCAAAGCGATTCCATTGCCCGGGTGGCGGCAAACAACGCATTCAAAAGGGTGGAGGAGCTCAACGAAATTATGAGCGATTACCGCGATGGAAGCGAGATCAACCGGCTTTCAGCAACCTCCGGCAGCGGGAAATGGGTGCCGGTGAGTAAGGACCTGTTTGATATCCTCGCCATTTCACAGGACATCAGCGCCAAAACCCGCGGGGCTTTCGACGCGACGCTCGGACCGGTGGTGCAAATGTGGCGGCGTGCGACGCGTAAAGGCATATTCCCTCCCGGCGACGAAATTCGCGACGCATTGGGGCGTACAGGTTACGCCAAAATGAAAATGGACGCCAAAACGCGGAGTGTCATGCTGGTGCAGAAAGGTATGCGGCTCGATATCGGCGGCCTTGGAAAAGGTTATGCGGCGGAGGAAGCCATTAAAGAGCTCAAAAAGCTGGGCATTACCTCGGCAATGATGGATGCCGGCGGTAAAATCGTGCTTACCGGTCCGCCTCCGGGAGCCCGTGGGTGGAATATCAATGTGTCGAATGGCAGCGATTCGCTGAAAGCCCTGCAATTATCGAACGTCGCGCTCGCGACGTCCGGCCCTACCTACCGCTACATGGAGCACAACGGCGTCCGCTATTCGCATATCGTGGACCCAAAAACGGGCATCGGGTTACTTTTCCATGTGCGCACGACGGTCATTTCGCCCGACGGGACAGTGGCAGATGCCCTTGCGACGGCGTTCAGCGTGGCGGGTATCGAAAAGAGTAAAAAATACCTCAGGAAATTCAAAGGCAGCAAAGTGTGGCTCGTCGAGAAGCAAGGCGACCGCATTGCCGAATGGAATATGCTGGACTAG
- the lpxB gene encoding lipid-A-disaccharide synthase: MKYYLIAGERSGDLHGSNLIKGIRASDPAAEFRGWGGDMMAAEGMDLVTHYRDTAFMGFLEVVMNLRTITGLLKKCKADILGYRPDALILIDYPGFNLRIASFAKSGGLKVFYYISPKVWAWNQKRAWKIKANVDHMFVIFPFEVDFYKKYDYKVDYVGNPLMDAIAAFEPDPEFRRRHNLDDRPVIALLPGSRKQEIAGMLDTMLSTQRHFPGYQYVIAGVRNLPSALYDRYLSSGKATIVYENTYDLLFIADAALVTSGTATLETALLKVPEVVCYRTSGISYALAKRLIRIPFISLVNLILEKEAVRELIQHELNEENLVAELKRILPGGDKNLQQMHDYEKLAERVGGPGASERTGALIVHYLS, from the coding sequence ATGAAATATTATCTGATCGCCGGCGAGCGTTCCGGGGACCTTCATGGTTCCAACCTGATCAAGGGGATCAGGGCAAGCGATCCCGCGGCTGAATTCAGGGGTTGGGGCGGCGATATGATGGCGGCAGAGGGAATGGACCTCGTGACGCATTACAGAGATACCGCTTTTATGGGGTTCCTGGAAGTGGTCATGAACCTGCGGACGATCACCGGTCTGCTCAAAAAATGCAAAGCCGACATTCTCGGATATCGTCCCGACGCGCTGATATTGATCGATTACCCCGGTTTTAACCTGCGCATTGCCTCGTTCGCAAAGTCGGGAGGGTTGAAGGTTTTCTACTACATTTCCCCGAAAGTGTGGGCCTGGAACCAGAAGCGGGCCTGGAAGATCAAGGCGAATGTTGACCATATGTTCGTGATCTTCCCGTTCGAGGTTGATTTCTACAAAAAATACGATTACAAGGTCGACTACGTGGGAAACCCGCTTATGGACGCCATTGCGGCGTTCGAGCCGGACCCTGAATTCCGCCGCAGGCACAATCTCGACGACCGGCCCGTTATCGCACTGCTACCCGGTAGCCGCAAGCAGGAAATTGCCGGCATGCTCGACACCATGCTCTCTACCCAAAGGCATTTTCCGGGGTATCAGTATGTGATCGCAGGCGTGAGGAATCTGCCTTCGGCCTTATACGACCGGTATTTATCTAGCGGTAAGGCCACGATCGTCTACGAGAATACTTACGACCTGCTTTTCATTGCGGACGCGGCGCTTGTTACCTCCGGCACAGCTACTTTGGAAACGGCGCTTTTGAAAGTTCCGGAAGTGGTTTGTTACCGGACGAGCGGGATTTCCTACGCATTGGCTAAGCGGTTGATCCGCATTCCCTTCATTTCGCTGGTGAACCTGATTTTGGAAAAAGAGGCTGTGAGGGAATTGATCCAGCATGAACTGAATGAGGAAAATCTGGTGGCGGAACTGAAACGCATTCTTCCGGGAGGCGACAAAAACTTGCAACAAATGCACGATTACGAGAAGCTCGCAGAACGTGTGGGCGGCCCCGGGGCTTCGGAGCGGACGGGAGCGTTGATTGTTCACTATCTTTCTTAA
- a CDS encoding helix-turn-helix domain-containing GNAT family N-acetyltransferase yields MNIFNEVGALAISTRLQRLSDQFRKDGVLIYQHNGISFEPKWFPVIYALHKKEALGIMELSEEIGYAHPSTINLLKELEKEGLVESFKDERDERKRMVRLSEKAEALVIKMQPVWEKIRKTAEQIIDNANNLLQAMDETEYQLKKEGFFDRYKRMEQEGTNAAVRIVDYKPEYAQAFYDLNYAWISETYEVEPEDEKTLSDPETYYLKDGGAILIALYGDEPVGTCALKRSGDIVEMSKMTVSKSMRGKKIGDLLGNAVIEKGKELGASRMILYSNRKGSAAGINLYKKLGFEEVPLTGHNFKRADIKMELALT; encoded by the coding sequence ATGAACATTTTCAACGAAGTAGGCGCACTGGCGATTTCAACCCGTTTGCAGCGCCTGAGCGACCAGTTCCGGAAGGACGGCGTCCTCATTTATCAGCACAACGGGATCAGCTTCGAGCCGAAGTGGTTCCCGGTCATTTACGCACTTCACAAGAAAGAGGCATTGGGCATTATGGAGCTTTCGGAAGAGATCGGTTATGCGCATCCTTCGACGATCAACCTGCTGAAAGAGCTGGAAAAAGAAGGATTGGTGGAATCATTCAAGGACGAGCGCGACGAGCGAAAGCGGATGGTGCGGCTTTCTGAAAAGGCCGAAGCGCTGGTAATAAAGATGCAGCCGGTTTGGGAAAAAATCAGAAAGACTGCGGAACAAATCATCGATAATGCGAATAATCTTTTACAAGCCATGGACGAAACGGAGTACCAATTAAAAAAAGAAGGGTTTTTCGACCGTTATAAAAGAATGGAGCAAGAGGGGACAAATGCGGCGGTCCGCATTGTGGATTACAAACCGGAATATGCACAGGCATTCTACGACCTGAACTACGCATGGATTTCGGAAACCTACGAAGTGGAGCCGGAAGATGAAAAGACGCTCTCCGACCCCGAAACTTACTATCTGAAAGACGGCGGGGCAATACTCATCGCATTATATGGTGACGAGCCGGTAGGCACATGCGCGTTGAAACGTAGTGGCGACATTGTTGAAATGAGCAAAATGACCGTATCGAAAAGCATGCGGGGGAAGAAGATCGGAGATTTGCTCGGCAACGCCGTGATTGAAAAGGGGAAGGAATTAGGCGCGTCCAGAATGATTCTCTATTCGAACCGGAAGGGGTCTGCTGCGGGTATCAACCTATATAAGAAACTGGGTTTTGAAGAAGTGCCGTTGACGGGACATAACTTCAAGCGGGCGGATATTAAGATGGAGTTGGCGTTGACCTAG
- a CDS encoding Uma2 family endonuclease: MPVIITDIDQLDLNGTYTYADYLLWQFKERVELIKGKIFKMSPAPGTMHQKISGKLHLRIGGYFENHYCQAFSAPFDVRLPRKNRNVEDQKIYTVVQPDLCVICDESKLDDHGCLGAPDLIVEILSPGNSKIEMHNKFELYQESGVREYWLVEPSQNAVLVYVLNDEGKYVGLPPAVESIQSSIFPDLKIDLNRIFN; the protein is encoded by the coding sequence ATGCCTGTAATCATCACCGATATCGATCAACTAGACCTTAACGGTACATACACCTACGCCGATTATTTGCTTTGGCAATTCAAGGAGCGCGTGGAACTGATTAAGGGAAAGATTTTTAAAATGTCGCCTGCCCCGGGCACAATGCATCAGAAAATCTCGGGAAAATTGCATTTGAGAATAGGTGGCTATTTCGAAAATCACTATTGCCAGGCCTTTTCCGCGCCATTCGACGTCAGGCTACCTAGAAAGAACCGAAACGTAGAAGATCAAAAAATTTATACCGTAGTTCAGCCGGATCTTTGTGTCATTTGTGACGAGTCGAAACTAGATGATCACGGTTGCCTCGGAGCGCCGGATCTGATTGTTGAAATTCTCTCGCCCGGCAACTCTAAAATAGAAATGCATAACAAGTTCGAATTGTATCAGGAATCCGGCGTCAGGGAATATTGGCTCGTTGAGCCGTCCCAAAACGCTGTGCTGGTGTACGTGCTCAACGACGAAGGCAAATATGTAGGATTGCCACCAGCAGTTGAATCAATACAATCGTCTATTTTCCCTGATCTGAAAATAGATTTGAACAGGATATTCAACTAG
- a CDS encoding alpha/beta hydrolase, whose translation MKASNTKTVVFITGAFVSHKGWDHWKAYFESKGYTTYAPAWPYKDAPAAELRDRQPNDTDLAGLTFKELVDHYAGFVKSLPEKPIIIGHSLGGLITQILINRDLGVAGIAIHPVPPQGVIPYEFSFLKAGYKVFGLFTSLKKTYLMSLTDWQYAFTNGMTLEEQKRTWTENVIPESKTVARGGITSAARVDFKKAHAPLLITSGEFDNIIPASLNFRNYKAYKNNGSIVDYKEFPGRNHFVLGQPTWKEDADYILDWIGKH comes from the coding sequence ATGAAAGCCAGTAACACCAAAACGGTCGTATTCATCACAGGTGCATTTGTGAGCCATAAAGGCTGGGACCATTGGAAAGCCTATTTCGAAAGCAAGGGGTACACCACTTATGCACCCGCGTGGCCTTATAAAGATGCGCCGGCCGCCGAACTGCGGGACAGACAGCCCAACGATACGGACCTGGCCGGCCTGACATTCAAAGAGCTGGTCGACCATTATGCCGGTTTTGTGAAATCCTTACCGGAAAAACCGATCATCATCGGCCATTCGCTCGGCGGACTGATCACCCAGATATTGATTAACCGCGACCTGGGTGTGGCCGGAATCGCCATTCACCCCGTGCCGCCGCAAGGCGTGATCCCCTACGAATTCTCCTTCCTTAAAGCGGGTTACAAAGTATTCGGACTATTTACCTCCTTGAAGAAAACTTACCTGATGTCGCTGACCGACTGGCAATATGCCTTCACCAACGGTATGACGCTGGAAGAGCAGAAGAGAACCTGGACTGAAAACGTCATCCCCGAATCGAAAACCGTGGCGCGCGGCGGTATCACTTCCGCTGCAAGGGTGGATTTTAAAAAAGCACACGCTCCATTGCTGATCACCTCGGGTGAGTTCGATAACATTATTCCCGCCTCGCTGAACTTCCGCAACTATAAAGCCTACAAAAACAATGGCTCGATAGTGGATTACAAGGAATTCCCGGGCCGCAACCACTTCGTGCTTGGTCAACCGACCTGGAAAGAGGATGCGGATTACATTCTCGACTGGATCGGCAAACATTAA
- a CDS encoding cation:proton antiporter, producing MTHVPQLIIDLSLILTMAGIITVIFKKLKQPIVLGYILAGLLVGPNFHLFPTITDIKTIEIWAEIGVIFLLFNLGLEFSFKKLVKVGNTAAITGLFEVSMMLVTGFVTGQLLGWSKTDSLFLGGIIAISSTTIIFRAFDELGLKTQKFTRVVMGILVIEDLTAVLLMVLLSTLSLSQQFAGFELIQSSLKLFFFLTIWFLGGIFVFPTLLRRYRHLMNDESVLITSVALCFGMVFLVTKAGFSAALGAFIMGSILAETTHAEKIEHLLKPVKDLFGAVFFISVGMLINPGLLLEYAIPTAILVLVVMLGKTTFVTLGAVISGQPLKKSLQSGMSLSQIGEFSFIIANLGLSLKVTSGFLYPIAVGVSVITTFATPYMMKASEPLYEWLDRRLPEKWRHYLNRYSTSTETIAQTTQWNEILKSYAQTVILNSVVVVGIILASSRQLAEQLHTRVPETFITNAVLFGITFLLISPFLWALVFKRGNRKAYSAIWLSRKYSRGPLLLLELSRVVIAILLMAFLLNSFFSTQTAFIVAGGIMVLGFAIFYQRLQQFYHKIEDRFLQNLNARQLEGSGKSKKILLPWDAHFAFLEVSADSNLIGKSLQELKIRETFGINVVLIERGSKTIYLPRPTEVLYPCDRIEVIGTDDQLEVFRSHIEVSTNGDVYMAHEDNVVLERVEVRTQHNIRGKTIRDSQIREMTHGMIVGLERNGERILNPDSSMVIENQDVLWIAGDKDLIREFIANKPANNEEEVEIATP from the coding sequence ATGACGCACGTTCCACAACTAATCATTGACCTGTCGCTCATTCTCACAATGGCCGGTATTATTACCGTCATCTTCAAGAAATTGAAGCAGCCCATTGTGCTGGGTTACATATTGGCCGGATTGCTTGTTGGGCCTAATTTCCATTTGTTTCCCACCATTACCGACATCAAAACCATCGAGATCTGGGCAGAAATCGGTGTGATATTCCTGCTCTTCAACCTTGGTCTCGAGTTTAGTTTTAAAAAGCTGGTCAAGGTAGGCAATACGGCCGCTATCACCGGTTTGTTTGAAGTTTCGATGATGCTGGTAACCGGGTTTGTTACCGGCCAGCTGCTTGGATGGAGTAAGACCGACAGCCTTTTTCTAGGCGGTATCATCGCCATTTCATCCACCACCATCATTTTCCGGGCATTCGATGAGCTGGGCCTGAAAACGCAAAAGTTTACCCGCGTCGTAATGGGTATCCTCGTGATCGAAGACCTTACGGCGGTTTTGCTAATGGTATTGCTTTCGACATTGTCGCTGAGCCAGCAATTCGCGGGTTTTGAACTCATCCAATCGAGTTTGAAACTGTTCTTTTTCCTGACCATCTGGTTCCTCGGCGGGATATTCGTATTTCCTACCCTGCTCCGCCGCTACCGGCATTTGATGAACGACGAAAGCGTTCTGATTACCTCGGTGGCATTGTGTTTCGGAATGGTGTTCCTCGTGACAAAGGCGGGCTTTTCTGCTGCGTTAGGGGCATTTATCATGGGATCTATCCTCGCGGAAACGACGCATGCCGAAAAAATCGAGCACTTGCTCAAACCGGTCAAAGACCTTTTCGGCGCGGTATTCTTTATTTCTGTGGGAATGCTGATCAATCCCGGGTTATTGCTCGAATATGCGATTCCTACGGCCATCCTGGTGCTGGTGGTGATGCTCGGCAAAACGACCTTCGTTACGCTCGGGGCGGTGATTTCGGGACAGCCGCTGAAAAAGTCGTTGCAATCCGGTATGAGCCTGTCGCAGATCGGCGAATTTTCGTTCATCATCGCCAACCTCGGTCTTTCGCTCAAAGTAACGAGCGGGTTCCTGTATCCGATCGCGGTGGGGGTTTCGGTGATCACCACATTTGCCACACCCTACATGATGAAAGCCTCCGAGCCATTGTACGAATGGCTGGACAGGCGCCTTCCCGAGAAATGGCGGCATTACCTCAACCGATACAGTACCAGCACGGAAACCATTGCACAAACCACCCAATGGAACGAAATCCTGAAATCGTACGCGCAAACGGTTATTCTGAATTCGGTGGTTGTGGTCGGTATCATACTCGCATCGTCGCGCCAGCTGGCCGAACAGCTGCATACGCGCGTACCCGAGACATTCATTACCAATGCCGTGCTATTTGGCATTACGTTCCTGCTTATTTCGCCATTTTTATGGGCTTTGGTATTTAAAAGGGGAAATAGAAAAGCCTATTCGGCGATCTGGCTGAGCCGCAAATACAGCCGCGGCCCTTTGCTCCTGCTGGAACTTTCAAGGGTTGTGATCGCCATTCTGCTGATGGCATTCCTGCTGAATTCGTTCTTCTCGACGCAAACCGCATTTATCGTAGCGGGCGGTATTATGGTGCTTGGTTTTGCTATTTTTTACCAAAGGCTTCAACAGTTTTACCACAAAATCGAGGACCGCTTCCTGCAAAATCTAAATGCAAGGCAACTCGAAGGAAGTGGCAAGTCGAAGAAAATACTATTGCCCTGGGATGCGCACTTCGCTTTCCTGGAAGTGAGCGCCGACTCTAACCTGATCGGTAAAAGTTTGCAGGAGCTCAAAATCAGGGAGACGTTCGGCATTAATGTCGTGCTGATCGAACGCGGAAGTAAAACCATTTACCTGCCGAGACCGACCGAAGTGCTCTACCCGTGCGACCGGATCGAGGTAATCGGCACGGACGACCAACTGGAAGTTTTCAGGAGCCACATCGAGGTTAGTACCAATGGCGACGTGTACATGGCACATGAGGACAATGTGGTGCTCGAACGCGTGGAGGTGCGAACGCAACATAATATCCGGGGCAAAACGATCCGCGACAGCCAGATCAGGGAAATGACGCACGGCATGATCGTCGGCCTCGAACGAAATGGCGAACGTATTCTGAATCCCGATTCGTCGATGGTCATCGAAAATCAGGACGTTCTCTGGATCGCGGGGGACAAGGACCTGATCAGGGAATTTATTGCCAACAAACCGGCCAACAACGAGGAAGAAGTAGAGATCGCTACACCGTGA
- a CDS encoding YetF domain-containing protein, producing the protein MLFKEGKLEQDNMRRALVSKSDLYASLRREMHVETFDDVEAAYMENNGQISFVKKGRD; encoded by the coding sequence GTGCTTTTTAAGGAGGGTAAGCTGGAACAAGATAATATGCGCCGTGCACTGGTCAGTAAATCAGACCTTTATGCGAGTCTTCGAAGGGAAATGCATGTCGAAACGTTCGATGACGTGGAGGCCGCGTATATGGAGAATAACGGACAGATCAGCTTTGTGAAAAAGGGCAGGGATTAG
- a CDS encoding amidase, with the protein MKRRNFIRIGTAAGLFAAMPAFAREAGNASAPGEYAELTIAEMQKRMQAGRLTAVTLTQYYLGRIAKIDKAGPKLASVIEVNPDALRIAASLDKERKSGKVRGPLHGIPVLLKDNIDTADQMKTTAGSLALLDNVAPRDAFLVARLREAGAVILGKTNLSEWANFRSTRSSSGWSSRGGQTRNPYVLDRSPCGSSSGSAVAVAANLCAVAVGTETNGSIACPASMNGIVGIKPTVGLVSRSGVIPISKTQDTAGPFGRTVADAAVLLGAIAGKDPADPTQHKPQKPFPADYTVFLDADGLKGKRIGVEKTMLKMHEAIDPLLQKALEQLKAGGAEIVEIEYMKIQKLPGAESAVLQYEFKDGINRYLASSNAKIKSLEALIAFNKANRAKVMPYFGQELFESSQAKGDLGAREYKEALAKINGVADAISDLLDKERLDALCGPSTGPAWCTDPVNGDFWTGYGSYGPAALSGFPSITLPMGTVSGLPVGISFLAKAYQEPELIRIAYAYEQMSRNRVEPGFRRSVG; encoded by the coding sequence ATGAAAAGAAGGAACTTCATCCGGATTGGCACCGCGGCCGGGTTGTTTGCTGCCATGCCGGCATTCGCCCGGGAGGCCGGTAACGCCTCAGCTCCCGGCGAGTATGCGGAGTTGACCATCGCCGAAATGCAAAAGCGTATGCAGGCAGGACGGTTAACGGCCGTAACGCTTACGCAATATTACCTCGGCCGGATCGCGAAAATCGACAAGGCGGGGCCGAAACTGGCTTCGGTCATAGAAGTGAACCCCGACGCGCTCCGCATCGCGGCGTCGCTCGACAAAGAACGGAAATCGGGTAAAGTACGTGGCCCGCTGCACGGCATTCCGGTACTCCTCAAAGACAATATCGACACCGCCGATCAAATGAAAACCACCGCCGGCTCGCTGGCGTTACTCGATAATGTGGCCCCCAGAGATGCATTTCTCGTAGCAAGACTGCGGGAAGCGGGGGCCGTGATATTAGGCAAAACCAATCTCAGCGAATGGGCCAACTTCCGGTCCACACGCTCGTCGAGCGGATGGAGCAGCCGCGGCGGACAAACCCGCAACCCCTATGTACTCGACCGCTCTCCGTGTGGATCGAGCTCCGGGTCGGCGGTTGCCGTTGCGGCCAATTTATGCGCCGTGGCGGTAGGAACGGAAACGAATGGCTCCATCGCCTGCCCGGCATCGATGAACGGGATCGTCGGCATCAAACCCACCGTCGGGCTGGTGAGCAGGAGCGGCGTTATCCCGATTTCAAAAACCCAGGACACCGCAGGCCCGTTCGGCCGGACAGTAGCCGATGCCGCAGTATTACTCGGCGCCATCGCAGGCAAGGACCCGGCCGATCCCACGCAACACAAGCCGCAAAAGCCCTTTCCCGCCGATTATACCGTTTTCCTGGATGCCGATGGGTTGAAAGGCAAGCGGATCGGTGTGGAAAAAACAATGCTGAAAATGCATGAAGCCATTGATCCGCTGCTGCAAAAGGCGCTGGAACAGCTTAAAGCGGGAGGTGCGGAGATCGTTGAAATAGAATACATGAAAATACAGAAGCTGCCCGGCGCGGAGTCGGCGGTGCTGCAATACGAGTTCAAAGACGGCATCAACCGTTACCTGGCGTCTTCGAATGCAAAAATCAAATCCCTCGAAGCGCTGATCGCCTTCAACAAGGCCAACCGGGCGAAAGTAATGCCGTATTTCGGTCAGGAGCTATTCGAATCGTCGCAGGCCAAAGGCGATCTGGGCGCAAGGGAATACAAGGAAGCCCTCGCAAAAATAAACGGCGTGGCCGACGCTATCAGCGACCTCCTGGATAAAGAAAGGCTGGACGCCCTATGCGGCCCTTCCACCGGCCCGGCCTGGTGTACCGACCCCGTGAATGGCGATTTCTGGACCGGCTACGGCTCCTATGGCCCGGCGGCACTGTCGGGGTTCCCTTCCATTACTTTACCGATGGGCACGGTAAGCGGTTTGCCTGTCGGCATTTCGTTTCTGGCTAAAGCTTATCAGGAACCGGAACTGATACGCATCGCATATGCATACGAGCAGATGTCGCGCAACCGCGTGGAGCCGGGGTTCAGGCGGAGCGTGGGCTGA